The Candidatus Bathyarchaeota archaeon region TTAAACCGCTATCACGGAGGTCACGGTAAACGGCGTATTTCTCTTCAAATTCGTCGTAGAGTTGTTTGGCTTTGGTTCGCAGTTTTTTGAGACCAACTTTAGTTTGATTGGCGCTTTCGTAGATGTCGATTTTTTCTGTTTCCGCTAAGTAGAGCCCTTCCATGAGATCCAAAACCAGAGGCACATCGAATTCGGGGATTTTTGGTTTAGGGATGCCGACGGGTTTGCCGTAGTAAGCGGTTTTGTAGAGTTGAGAGCCCTCGGCTGGGTTCCAGACTACCAGAAAGTTTTCGAGGAGTTCAACTTGGATTTTAGACATACCTTAGCCTGCTACATTATCATTGAGACCATGCGGGCTGCGTCTGCTGCGTCCTCAGCTTTGTCCGCCGAGTTTTCCAGCAACTGCAACACGTCGCGGAGTAGCAGCAAAACGGGTGTGTCAAGTTTACTGGATAAGACTTTGATTGTAAGGGCACGGTATTGATCGTCGACTATGCGTTCAGCGATTTCTACATCTTTGGCGCGTTCCAGAGTTTTCTGGGAGCCATAGTTGAGCACCATAAGGGTTTCACGTAGCTTAAGCGTGGCGTCCAAGGTTGCTAAGCTGAGTTTTAGGAGGTCTTTTTTTATGTCTGAGGGGATTGTCCAGTTGTGCTCCATGATTTCAAGCAGGTAGTAGGCGATGCCTTCGCTGAAGTCGGCGATTTCGCTTGAGAGGTTGGTGAATCTGAGAAAGTCTTCGCGGGCGTAGAGTATGGCGCCGATTTCTGCTAGTTCTTGGCTGACCATGCGGCGGGCTTTGATGACTTCTTCTTCGCCTGCTTTGATTTCTGTGAATAGTTTGCGGACTGAGGCTTTGTCTCCGCTGGCGAAGAACTCAACCAGTTGCGGGATTTTCCTTGAGACATCGACTACTTTACGTAGGTTATCTTGACAAGCGTTGAGCGCACGCCGCTTCACGCGCTCTTCTGTT contains the following coding sequences:
- the endA gene encoding tRNA-intron lyase, with amino-acid sequence MQVELLENFLVVWNPAEGSQLYKTAYYGKPVGIPKPKIPEFDVPLVLDLMEGLYLAETEKIDIYESANQTKVGLKKLRTKAKQLYDEFEEKYAVYRDLRDSGLIVTPGIKFGCDFAVYKYGPGVEHAPYMVTVKKAGSEISATEIVKNGRLATTVRKRFIIAVPDLASKQIKYLMFKWFKA
- a CDS encoding DUF47 domain-containing protein, translating into MVLPSETEERVKRRALNACQDNLRKVVDVSRKIPQLVEFFASGDKASVRKLFTEIKAGEEEVIKARRMVSQELAEIGAILYAREDFLRFTNLSSEIADFSEGIAYYLLEIMEHNWTIPSDIKKDLLKLSLATLDATLKLRETLMVLNYGSQKTLERAKDVEIAERIVDDQYRALTIKVLSSKLDTPVLLLLRDVLQLLENSADKAEDAADAARMVSMIM